A part of Paenibacillus sp. IHBB 10380 genomic DNA contains:
- the hisA gene encoding 1-(5-phosphoribosyl)-5-[(5-phosphoribosylamino)methylideneamino]imidazole-4-carboxamide isomerase: protein MSSFIIYPAIDIRDGKCVRLIQGDYNQETVYNDSPLQVAKSWEQQGGSFIHLVDLDGAKAGHPVNDAIIGAIAKEVSVPVQVGGGIRTLADVKRLLDLGVSRLIIGTAAIEDRAFTEAVLGRYGDKVAIGIDARNGYVATRGWLDTSEVKAEELAKELAAKGAETFIFTDISRDGMMQGPNVEAILSLAASSGRTVIASGGVTVLDDLLSLSSHAHEGVGGAIVGKALYTGNIDLAEAVKTVKGQQN from the coding sequence ATGTCTTCTTTTATCATATATCCAGCTATTGATATTCGTGATGGTAAATGTGTACGACTGATTCAAGGCGATTACAATCAGGAAACGGTGTATAATGATAGCCCGTTACAAGTCGCTAAGTCATGGGAACAACAAGGTGGATCATTTATTCATCTAGTGGATCTAGATGGTGCCAAAGCAGGACATCCCGTAAATGATGCGATCATTGGAGCTATTGCTAAGGAAGTCAGCGTCCCTGTGCAAGTTGGGGGTGGAATTCGTACCCTTGCTGATGTGAAGCGGCTACTAGATCTTGGCGTAAGTAGATTGATTATCGGTACAGCAGCGATTGAGGATCGTGCCTTTACAGAAGCTGTTCTGGGTAGATATGGAGATAAGGTAGCGATAGGTATTGATGCGCGTAACGGCTACGTTGCCACCCGTGGTTGGTTGGATACCTCTGAGGTTAAAGCGGAAGAGCTCGCTAAGGAGCTTGCAGCCAAGGGGGCTGAGACATTTATTTTTACGGATATTTCACGTGATGGCATGATGCAAGGACCGAATGTAGAGGCTATTTTATCCCTTGCAGCTAGTAGTGGTCGTACGGTGATCGCATCCGGAGGTGTTACAGTGTTGGATGATCTACTTAGCTTAAGTTCACACGCTCATGAAGGCGTTGGAGGAGCGATTGTAGGCAAAGCGCTGTATACAGGGAATATTGATCTAGCAGAGGCAGTGAAGACCGTTAAAGGGCAGCAGAATTAG
- the hisF gene encoding imidazole glycerol phosphate synthase subunit HisF yields MLAKRIIPCLDVKDGRVVKGVNFVNLRDAGDPVELAALYDQEGADELVFLDISASVEGRATMVEVVRQTAGEIAIPFTVGGGISHVDDMRRILRAGADKIGINTAAVNNPQLIAEGARKFGSQCIVVAVDAKYNEAWGEWEVYTHGGRTPSGIRALSWVKEAESLGAGEILLTSMDADGTKDGFDLALTSAVSGLIGIPVIASGGAGTKDHFYDVFTGGKADAGLAATIFHYKEMTIPDLKQDLKQKGVEIR; encoded by the coding sequence ATGCTGGCTAAACGAATCATTCCGTGTCTAGATGTGAAGGACGGTCGGGTTGTGAAGGGCGTTAACTTTGTTAATCTGCGTGATGCGGGTGATCCGGTAGAACTGGCAGCCCTTTATGACCAAGAGGGTGCAGATGAACTTGTATTTCTAGATATTTCAGCTTCGGTAGAAGGTCGGGCAACGATGGTGGAGGTTGTACGTCAGACTGCAGGTGAGATTGCGATACCGTTCACGGTAGGTGGAGGCATATCTCATGTTGATGATATGAGAAGGATTCTACGCGCAGGTGCAGATAAAATTGGTATTAATACAGCAGCTGTAAATAATCCACAATTGATTGCGGAAGGTGCGAGGAAATTCGGATCCCAGTGTATCGTTGTAGCGGTAGATGCGAAGTACAATGAGGCATGGGGCGAGTGGGAAGTATACACACATGGTGGGCGTACGCCGTCTGGCATTCGAGCTTTATCGTGGGTTAAGGAAGCTGAATCGTTAGGGGCAGGCGAAATATTACTGACGAGTATGGATGCCGATGGCACGAAAGACGGCTTCGATCTAGCGCTTACTTCTGCTGTATCAGGTCTGATTGGTATTCCAGTCATTGCATCAGGTGGAGCGGGAACAAAGGACCATTTCTACGACGTATTTACAGGTGGCAAAGCGGATGCGGGATTAGCAGCTACTATTTTTCATTATAAAGAAATGACAATACCTGATTTGAAGCAGGACCTAAAGCAAAAAGGAGTGGAGATTCGATGA
- the hisIE gene encoding bifunctional phosphoribosyl-AMP cyclohydrolase/phosphoribosyl-ATP diphosphatase HisIE, producing the protein MSNKIDQVGSLEQIQGQIKFDESGLVPAIIQDAVTKDVLMMAYMNRESLKLSVESGETWFWSRSRQELWHKGATSSHTQQIVSLRYDCDGDTLLLQVKPKGPACHTGNDTCFFNEVILSADPSSDSEALNDSKPEASSYNNDDRFAVLAELEQIIAEREKERPEGAYTTYLFEKGIDKILKKVGEETAEAIIAAKNKDNAELRLEVSDLIYHLLVLLEERKLPLDEILEELGLRHERPRRD; encoded by the coding sequence ATGAGCAACAAAATAGATCAGGTAGGGTCTTTGGAACAAATACAAGGACAGATCAAATTTGATGAATCTGGGCTAGTGCCTGCTATTATACAAGATGCAGTTACTAAAGACGTATTAATGATGGCGTATATGAACCGTGAATCACTGAAACTATCGGTGGAAAGTGGAGAAACGTGGTTTTGGAGTCGTTCGCGGCAAGAGTTGTGGCATAAGGGGGCTACCTCTAGTCATACGCAACAGATTGTTTCACTACGCTATGATTGTGATGGAGATACTTTGCTACTTCAAGTTAAGCCTAAGGGACCTGCATGTCATACAGGAAATGATACTTGTTTCTTCAATGAAGTGATCTTATCTGCTGACCCAAGCTCTGATTCCGAAGCTCTGAATGATTCGAAGCCTGAAGCTAGTAGTTACAATAATGATGACCGATTCGCGGTCTTGGCTGAGCTGGAGCAGATTATTGCAGAACGTGAGAAAGAGCGGCCTGAGGGTGCTTATACAACGTATTTATTTGAAAAAGGTATCGATAAAATTCTTAAAAAGGTCGGAGAAGAAACGGCAGAGGCGATTATCGCTGCTAAAAATAAAGATAATGCGGAGCTACGTCTAGAAGTAAGCGACCTGATCTATCATTTACTTGTATTACTAGAGGAGCGTAAACTACCCCTTGATGAGATTCTAGAGGAACTAGGTCTACGGCACGAACGTCCACGTCGCGATTAA
- the hisJ gene encoding histidinol-phosphatase HisJ — translation MQIDYHTHHVRCGHAIGELEEYVQRGIEMGLSQIGLSDHMPLIHVDPATYYPEMAMPMEELPHYVEECLSLKDRYKGQIDVKVGLEGDYIEGYEAEIEAITTAYPWDYVIGSVHFLGTWDISDYRQTHYWDGQDILAVYKRYYDAVQKAAATGLYDIMGHVDVIKRFGYKPAPEAYTEVTDMEDATLRAIRKSGVAMELNASGLSKACEEMFPSSRIVSEAFRLGIPVTIGSDAHDPRKLGEYLDHARAALWDVGYRELSVFDRRVRTQVSFEI, via the coding sequence ATGCAAATAGACTATCACACCCACCATGTCCGCTGTGGTCACGCTATTGGAGAGCTAGAGGAATATGTTCAGCGTGGGATAGAGATGGGATTATCTCAGATCGGTCTATCGGACCATATGCCACTGATTCATGTAGATCCAGCCACTTATTATCCTGAAATGGCGATGCCAATGGAGGAGCTTCCTCATTATGTGGAGGAATGCCTCTCTCTTAAGGATCGTTACAAAGGTCAGATCGATGTGAAGGTGGGACTGGAAGGCGACTATATTGAAGGGTATGAAGCCGAGATAGAAGCAATCACAACGGCATACCCTTGGGATTATGTCATTGGATCAGTTCATTTTCTGGGGACATGGGATATTAGTGACTATCGTCAGACACATTATTGGGATGGACAGGATATTTTGGCTGTATATAAGCGGTACTATGATGCTGTTCAGAAAGCCGCGGCAACGGGATTGTACGATATTATGGGCCATGTTGATGTGATTAAGCGGTTCGGTTATAAGCCTGCACCGGAGGCTTATACAGAAGTCACAGATATGGAAGATGCTACGCTGAGAGCGATACGGAAGAGTGGAGTAGCTATGGAACTGAATGCTTCGGGATTATCTAAAGCGTGCGAGGAGATGTTCCCTAGCAGCAGAATAGTAAGTGAAGCATTTCGTCTAGGTATTCCGGTTACGATTGGTTCTGATGCACATGATCCGCGGAAGCTTGGAGAATACCTGGATCATGCGCGCGCTGCCCTTTGGGATGTCGGTTACCGGGAACTATCGGTATTCGATCGGCGAGTTAGAACTCAGGTGTCTTTTGAAATCTGA
- a CDS encoding ribose-phosphate diphosphokinase, whose translation MQHKMRIFSGSSNPKLAQSICAKLGVELGSIKLSRFQSGEIYVHYEESIRNCDVFLVQSLSHPINEMFVELLVMIDAAKRASAHTVNIIVPYYGYARQERKSAPREPISAKMVADVLTTVGANRVITIDLHASAIQGFFNIPVDHLTALDLISEYLRSKNISNPVIVSPDAGRASMAEKLANHLDSPFAIMIKKRPAHNESVITHVIGDVEGRTPIIIEDLIDTGTTIVKVVEGLKERGAQDAYVCATHGLFSGSALERLDHPNIKEVVVTDSIALQEHHSDRFKVLSVAPMLAQATRIIIEGGSIATLFKDSGI comes from the coding sequence ATGCAACACAAGATGCGCATTTTTTCCGGGTCATCAAATCCAAAGCTAGCGCAGAGTATATGTGCGAAGCTTGGCGTGGAACTGGGCAGTATTAAGCTCTCTCGTTTTCAAAGTGGGGAGATCTATGTCCATTATGAGGAAAGCATCCGTAACTGTGATGTGTTTCTAGTGCAGTCCCTCTCACATCCTATTAATGAAATGTTTGTAGAACTGCTGGTGATGATTGATGCAGCTAAGAGGGCTTCTGCACATACGGTTAATATTATTGTTCCTTATTATGGTTATGCTCGTCAAGAACGCAAATCTGCACCACGTGAGCCCATATCAGCCAAGATGGTCGCGGATGTACTCACAACAGTTGGGGCTAATCGCGTCATTACGATAGATCTACATGCTTCGGCTATTCAAGGATTTTTTAATATTCCTGTCGATCACTTAACTGCACTTGACTTGATCAGTGAGTATTTGCGATCTAAGAATATAAGCAATCCTGTCATTGTCTCTCCAGATGCTGGGCGCGCATCGATGGCAGAGAAGCTAGCAAATCACTTGGATTCTCCGTTCGCAATTATGATTAAGAAGCGCCCTGCGCACAATGAATCAGTCATTACGCATGTCATTGGGGATGTGGAAGGACGAACACCGATCATTATTGAAGATTTGATTGATACGGGCACGACGATTGTTAAAGTAGTAGAAGGATTGAAGGAACGTGGAGCACAAGATGCGTATGTATGTGCTACCCATGGGCTCTTTTCTGGATCTGCTCTTGAACGCTTGGATCATCCTAACATTAAAGAAGTGGTTGTGACGGATTCGATTGCCCTTCAGGAGCATCACTCTGATAGATTCAAAGTATTATCAGTAGCGCCGATGCTGGCACAGGCTACTCGGATTATTATAGAAGGCGGATCTATCGCTACCTTATTTAAAGACTCCGGCATCTAA
- a CDS encoding tetratricopeptide repeat protein produces MNEDKLRAEDLYNKIIPVHMDANFFFERAVRSLDRNHYDKALKYFGKAVEYEPENPVNHCNMAGIMSEMGDYSGSNSVLAQVLKDVDPAMTECYYYMANNFANMEQFEEAEKALVTYLEEDSEGQFLEEAEEMMDLLHYELNRPAKLHRIKSREGMVEHENARALLEEGKFAQAVELLEEIVKNHPDFLSARNNLALAYYYVGLFDRAKETIGEVLEQEPGNLHGLCNLAIFYQHEHDIAELASLLRTLAVTIPFHQEHVFKLATTMGILGQHEVAYRHFRRLLKDEDINGDPSLYHYTAAAAFNCERYVDAERCWKYAQRLDPESDIPKFYLSQLHQYQEGTSVQPKISYHYHLPFEEQLKLWELNGDQMTEEIKHNPLIRSSFFWALRHGDVGTKLQVIQAFAWIADDEVKQALQAFLQEPGEDMELKEAAALVLKGMGIEGDILSLDEVGESSVEHVKDNLLKKDGNWQLVIDKTLEMMGRSSSNQQQDVQSLWMEFLSKSYPDTPQLQHMEAWSAALEYWCAKIDGDSITYQEVATRYGLSVSTVSRYARRMDSVCHMKGRKRSYL; encoded by the coding sequence ATGAATGAGGATAAACTACGGGCTGAAGACCTATACAATAAAATTATACCTGTCCATATGGATGCGAATTTCTTTTTTGAAAGAGCTGTACGCTCGCTAGATCGCAATCATTATGACAAGGCATTGAAATATTTCGGTAAAGCAGTAGAGTATGAACCAGAGAATCCTGTGAATCATTGCAACATGGCAGGAATCATGTCTGAAATGGGTGACTACTCGGGATCTAATTCCGTACTTGCTCAAGTTCTAAAGGATGTTGATCCGGCTATGACGGAATGCTATTACTATATGGCGAACAACTTTGCGAATATGGAACAATTTGAAGAAGCAGAGAAGGCGCTTGTGACTTATTTGGAAGAAGACTCTGAGGGGCAATTCTTGGAGGAAGCGGAAGAAATGATGGATTTACTCCATTATGAACTGAACCGTCCAGCTAAATTACACCGAATTAAGAGTAGGGAAGGCATGGTAGAGCATGAGAATGCACGTGCGCTTCTTGAAGAGGGGAAATTTGCTCAAGCAGTAGAACTTTTAGAAGAAATTGTGAAGAACCACCCTGATTTTCTATCGGCTCGTAATAATCTGGCATTAGCTTATTATTATGTTGGATTATTTGATAGAGCTAAGGAAACAATAGGTGAAGTACTGGAACAAGAGCCTGGTAATCTGCATGGCTTATGCAATTTGGCAATATTTTATCAGCATGAGCATGATATTGCGGAATTAGCATCTTTGCTTCGCACACTGGCGGTTACGATTCCTTTTCATCAGGAGCATGTGTTTAAATTAGCCACGACGATGGGAATATTAGGTCAGCATGAGGTAGCGTATAGACATTTCCGTAGATTATTAAAAGACGAAGATATAAATGGCGATCCGAGTTTATATCATTATACGGCTGCTGCTGCCTTTAATTGTGAGCGTTATGTAGATGCGGAAAGATGCTGGAAATATGCTCAGAGGCTCGATCCAGAATCCGATATTCCTAAGTTTTATCTATCTCAACTACATCAGTATCAAGAGGGAACTTCGGTTCAACCCAAGATTAGTTATCACTATCATCTTCCGTTTGAGGAGCAGCTTAAACTGTGGGAATTGAACGGCGATCAAATGACTGAGGAGATTAAACATAATCCTCTCATTCGCTCATCCTTCTTCTGGGCGCTTCGACATGGAGATGTAGGTACTAAACTTCAAGTCATTCAGGCATTTGCATGGATTGCTGATGATGAGGTTAAGCAGGCCCTGCAAGCTTTTCTTCAGGAACCCGGTGAAGATATGGAGCTGAAAGAGGCAGCTGCGCTTGTTCTGAAAGGAATGGGTATAGAGGGTGATATCCTCTCGTTAGATGAGGTAGGGGAGTCTTCTGTGGAACATGTGAAGGATAACCTGCTTAAGAAGGATGGCAATTGGCAGCTAGTCATTGATAAAACACTAGAAATGATGGGGCGTTCAAGTTCCAATCAGCAACAAGATGTCCAGAGTTTATGGATGGAGTTCCTAAGTAAAAGTTATCCTGATACGCCACAACTTCAACATATGGAGGCTTGGTCAGCGGCGCTTGAGTACTGGTGTGCCAAGATTGATGGAGACTCTATTACGTACCAAGAAGTTGCTACGCGATATGGCCTTTCTGTATCTACTGTCAGTCGGTATGCAAGACGTATGGATAGCGTGTGCCACATGAAGGGTAGAAAGAGATCATATTTATGA
- the trxB gene encoding thioredoxin-disulfide reductase has product MYKSIIIGTGPAGLTAAIYLARANMNPLVIEGMQPGGQLTTTTEIENFPGFPDGIMGPELMDNMRKQAERFGAEFKSGWVENVDFSKRPFKVQVQGMGELEAETVIISTGASARYLGIPGEQENIGRGVSTCATCDGFFFRGKKIVVIGGGDSAMEEASFLTRFGSSVTLVHRREELRASKIMQDRARDNEKVLWALNRTPLEVVAEGMGVKGVRVLNNETNQEEIIEADGVFVAIGHTPNTSFLGNQITTDDVGYIVVKPGTTETNIPGVFACGDVQDNKYRQAISAAGTGCMAAMDAEKFIEGSMVHDWSQTLDK; this is encoded by the coding sequence ATGTATAAATCGATTATTATCGGAACAGGTCCTGCAGGTCTAACGGCAGCTATTTATCTCGCACGTGCGAACATGAACCCTTTAGTTATTGAGGGTATGCAGCCAGGGGGTCAATTGACGACAACGACCGAAATTGAGAATTTCCCTGGTTTCCCAGATGGAATTATGGGTCCAGAATTGATGGATAATATGCGTAAGCAAGCTGAGCGCTTCGGAGCTGAGTTCAAATCAGGTTGGGTAGAGAATGTTGACTTCTCCAAACGTCCTTTTAAGGTACAAGTTCAAGGGATGGGCGAGTTGGAGGCAGAAACTGTTATTATCTCGACGGGTGCTTCCGCTAGATACCTTGGAATTCCGGGTGAGCAAGAGAACATCGGTCGTGGGGTCAGCACATGTGCAACATGTGATGGGTTCTTCTTCCGTGGCAAAAAAATCGTCGTGATCGGTGGCGGTGACTCAGCGATGGAGGAAGCTAGCTTCTTGACCCGTTTCGGGTCTAGTGTAACGCTAGTGCATCGTCGTGAAGAGCTTCGCGCTTCCAAGATCATGCAAGACCGCGCTCGTGACAATGAGAAGGTGCTGTGGGCGCTTAATCGTACACCACTTGAGGTTGTTGCTGAAGGCATGGGCGTTAAAGGGGTGAGAGTCCTTAATAACGAAACCAACCAAGAGGAAATTATTGAAGCGGACGGTGTATTTGTGGCGATTGGACATACGCCGAACACTAGCTTCCTAGGCAATCAAATTACGACAGATGATGTCGGTTATATTGTGGTGAAGCCAGGTACGACAGAGACGAATATTCCAGGCGTATTCGCTTGTGGTGATGTACAGGATAACAAATATCGTCAGGCCATTTCTGCTGCGGGTACAGGTTGTATGGCCGCTATGGATGCTGAGAAGTTCATAGAAGGTTCCATGGTACATGACTGGAGCCAAACACTAGACAAGTAA
- a CDS encoding response regulator transcription factor, protein MIRIVITEDQRMLRGALAALLELEDDIEVVGQAGDGQEALTMISSLEPDVCLLDIEMPIKTGLDVAEHLKQQNSACRVIILTTFARPGYFERAVKADVQGYLLKDEPIENLAESIRRVMKGHREISPELIFGAMKQENPLSVREREILSLSAEGKSANEISLLLHLSYGTVRNYISEALNKLDAKNRLEGIRIAEEKGWL, encoded by the coding sequence ATGATAAGAATCGTGATTACCGAGGATCAACGGATGCTACGTGGTGCCTTAGCTGCTCTATTAGAGTTAGAAGACGATATTGAAGTCGTTGGACAAGCTGGCGATGGACAAGAGGCTCTAACCATGATTTCCTCCCTTGAGCCTGATGTATGCTTATTAGATATAGAGATGCCCATCAAGACGGGACTTGACGTTGCAGAGCATTTGAAGCAGCAAAATTCAGCTTGCAGAGTCATCATTCTAACTACCTTTGCCCGTCCTGGATATTTCGAGCGCGCAGTCAAGGCAGACGTTCAGGGATATTTATTAAAAGACGAGCCTATTGAGAATCTGGCTGAATCGATCCGACGGGTGATGAAGGGACATCGTGAAATATCACCTGAACTTATATTCGGGGCTATGAAACAAGAGAATCCACTTAGTGTACGTGAACGGGAAATCCTTTCCCTATCTGCTGAGGGCAAATCAGCTAATGAAATCTCATTACTGCTTCATCTATCCTATGGAACGGTACGCAATTATATCTCCGAAGCTCTGAATAAGCTGGATGCCAAAAACCGTCTAGAAGGCATTCGAATCGCGGAGGAAAAAGGATGGCTATAG
- a CDS encoding sensor histidine kinase, with protein sequence MFGKFEVFPRKLGYFPYLWLLYISMPIIYMTQEQGLKAVCGYIMIGVFIFTYRQLYFAEGRPSFSYLLALQMLIILVLTLFYNPYNLFMGFFTSNFIGWHTDKFKFKISMIALIIMETLPIIINMSYISPMEYLFLIPFIIIMIVTPFGARSMKKYQYLEQQLDQANEHIKQLIKREERMRISRDLHDTLGHTLSLITLKSQLVEKLVDKNPTRARLEVKEIERTSRAALKQVRELVSDMRAVTLTEELIEVKVILQSARIGLAVEGDIKLAGIPDLTQNILSMCLREAITNIVKHSQATNCTIHIEQLEAKVILTVQDNGIGCDVDNHSLQGNGLKGMRERLSLIEGSVVLSSNKGTTLTITSPIVIKEEEEEIA encoded by the coding sequence ATGTTCGGTAAGTTTGAGGTTTTCCCCAGAAAGTTAGGCTACTTCCCTTACCTTTGGCTCCTTTATATCTCCATGCCTATTATCTATATGACGCAAGAGCAAGGTCTTAAGGCAGTATGTGGCTATATCATGATCGGTGTATTCATCTTCACTTATCGACAGCTTTATTTCGCTGAAGGGCGACCTAGCTTCTCTTATTTACTGGCTCTACAAATGCTGATTATTCTGGTACTAACCTTATTCTATAATCCTTATAATTTGTTTATGGGGTTCTTCACCTCAAATTTTATTGGTTGGCATACCGATAAATTTAAATTTAAAATCTCAATGATCGCACTAATTATCATGGAGACGCTGCCTATTATTATTAACATGAGTTACATCTCACCTATGGAATACTTATTTCTTATTCCTTTTATTATCATCATGATCGTAACACCATTCGGGGCACGTTCCATGAAAAAGTACCAATATCTTGAGCAGCAGCTAGACCAAGCCAATGAACACATCAAGCAGCTTATCAAAAGAGAAGAGCGTATGCGGATTTCAAGGGATCTTCATGATACCCTCGGCCATACGCTTTCCCTTATTACTTTAAAGAGCCAATTAGTGGAGAAATTAGTCGACAAAAATCCCACACGTGCACGGTTGGAAGTGAAAGAAATCGAACGTACCTCTAGAGCAGCTCTCAAACAAGTCCGTGAGCTAGTATCGGATATGCGTGCCGTTACTTTAACCGAAGAGCTTATTGAAGTAAAAGTTATCCTACAAAGTGCTCGTATAGGCCTTGCTGTTGAAGGGGATATCAAGCTTGCTGGCATACCGGACCTCACTCAGAATATTCTCAGTATGTGCCTAAGGGAAGCTATAACGAATATCGTAAAGCATAGCCAAGCAACAAATTGTACGATTCATATCGAACAGTTAGAAGCTAAAGTAATCCTAACCGTTCAGGATAACGGAATAGGCTGTGATGTCGACAATCACTCCCTGCAAGGCAATGGTTTGAAGGGGATGCGTGAGCGATTATCCCTTATCGAGGGATCCGTGGTGTTGTCATCCAATAAAGGCACCACCTTGACCATCACCTCACCTATTGTGATTAAAGAGGAAGAAGAGGAGATAGCATGA
- a CDS encoding ABC transporter permease, whose protein sequence is MNVLIIQCKAEMLRIIRNPYFVFWSLAMPIMFYFIFTKLVISNSIDNPTWAAHYLMSMTTFSVMGSSIMTLGIRIVQERVHGWSTFMRITPLPESIYFFSKMFGQLVMHLFSIIIIFIAGYLINGVSLSATQWIGSGLWILMASIPFLAIGTLVGTMKRVDTASGVSNAVYMILAILGGMWFPLETFPTMLRTIGQWLPSYSFGNGAWEIVNGNAPQWENIIILIGYLVVFMVLSTYIRKKQEAV, encoded by the coding sequence ATGAATGTATTAATCATACAGTGTAAAGCAGAAATGCTCCGAATTATCCGCAATCCTTATTTCGTATTCTGGTCTTTGGCAATGCCTATAATGTTTTATTTCATTTTCACTAAACTTGTAATTTCTAATTCCATTGATAATCCTACGTGGGCGGCTCACTATTTGATGTCAATGACTACTTTTAGTGTGATGGGTTCATCCATTATGACGCTGGGCATTCGAATCGTTCAAGAGCGAGTACACGGCTGGTCCACTTTTATGAGAATCACCCCACTGCCTGAAAGTATTTATTTCTTCTCCAAAATGTTCGGCCAGCTCGTGATGCATTTATTTTCTATCATCATTATCTTTATTGCTGGGTATCTGATTAATGGTGTTTCGTTATCTGCTACACAATGGATTGGTAGTGGTCTATGGATATTGATGGCCTCAATCCCTTTCCTAGCCATTGGCACCCTCGTGGGTACGATGAAAAGAGTAGATACAGCTAGTGGTGTTAGTAATGCGGTGTACATGATCTTGGCTATCCTTGGCGGTATGTGGTTTCCCCTTGAGACCTTCCCTACGATGCTAAGAACGATTGGTCAATGGCTTCCTTCCTACAGCTTTGGAAACGGGGCATGGGAGATTGTAAACGGAAATGCACCTCAATGGGAGAATATAATTATTCTGATAGGATATCTTGTGGTCTTTATGGTATTATCCACATATATTCGAAAAAAACAGGAAGCGGTGTAA
- a CDS encoding ABC transporter ATP-binding protein, translating to MTAIVEMKNVTKTFGNKKAVDNVSFTIEKGSVVAILGPNGAGKTTALSMMLGLIEPSHGSVRVLDHHPKDREVRTKIGAMLQEVSVMDGLKVHELITLIRSYYPSPLDIEQLITLTGLKKEDLNRFATKLSGGQKRRLGFALALAGDPDLIFFDEPTVGLDINARRVFWEQVRELANQGKTILFSTHYLQEAEDCADRIMLFDQGTIVADGSPNDIKSRLTTRSVSFISEDPLLLNKIRPLPIVNDCYEKMGRMHAITKDTDGVLRFIFEHNLAVKDILVEQGRLDDAFEQLTLHHEEEAI from the coding sequence TTACGATAGAGAAAGGGTCAGTAGTGGCTATTCTAGGACCGAATGGAGCGGGGAAAACAACGGCACTCTCCATGATGTTAGGTCTAATCGAACCTAGCCATGGAAGCGTTCGTGTACTAGATCACCATCCGAAGGATAGGGAAGTTCGAACAAAAATTGGAGCTATGCTGCAAGAGGTCAGTGTTATGGACGGCTTGAAGGTGCATGAACTCATTACATTGATACGTAGTTACTACCCAAGTCCACTTGATATAGAGCAACTCATTACATTAACAGGCCTGAAAAAGGAAGACTTGAACCGATTTGCCACTAAACTTTCAGGGGGTCAGAAGCGCAGGCTTGGTTTTGCACTCGCTCTCGCAGGAGATCCAGATTTGATATTTTTCGATGAGCCTACGGTTGGCTTAGACATTAACGCTCGCCGAGTGTTCTGGGAGCAAGTAAGGGAACTTGCTAATCAAGGAAAGACTATTCTATTCAGCACTCACTATCTCCAAGAAGCTGAAGATTGTGCAGATCGAATCATGCTCTTTGATCAGGGGACTATCGTAGCCGATGGAAGTCCTAACGACATTAAATCTAGACTCACCACACGCTCGGTTTCTTTCATATCCGAGGACCCACTTCTACTTAATAAGATACGTCCATTACCAATCGTCAATGATTGTTATGAGAAAATGGGTAGAATGCATGCGATTACTAAAGATACCGATGGCGTTTTGAGATTCATCTTTGAACATAACCTCGCCGTGAAGGATATTCTAGTCGAACAAGGTCGTCTGGACGATGCATTTGAACAATTAACACTACATCATGAAGAGGAGGCTATTTAA